A region of Thermus thermophilus DNA encodes the following proteins:
- a CDS encoding response regulator transcription factor, with the protein MRLLLVEDEPEVRRLVREVLEEAGWAVDEAAGVAEALGLLEAFPYDLLVLDLALPDGDGLEVLRLVRSREMSLPVLVLTARDAPQARVLGLEEGADDYLVKPFYPQELVARARALLRRSRGLAHNWLRRGRLELDLEGRQAFWEGKPVRLSAREYALLEALALWEGGFVPRELLLEKVWNGEESVEPRTVDTYIKYLRRKLAPEAIETARGLGYRFVG; encoded by the coding sequence GTGAGGCTCTTGCTGGTGGAGGACGAGCCCGAGGTGCGCCGCCTGGTCAGGGAAGTCCTGGAGGAGGCGGGCTGGGCCGTGGACGAGGCCGCCGGGGTGGCCGAGGCTCTGGGACTCCTGGAGGCCTTCCCCTACGACCTCCTGGTGCTGGACCTGGCCCTGCCTGACGGGGACGGCCTGGAGGTTCTCCGCCTCGTCCGCTCCCGGGAGATGAGCCTGCCGGTCCTGGTCCTCACCGCCCGCGACGCCCCCCAGGCCCGGGTCCTGGGCCTGGAGGAGGGGGCCGACGACTACCTGGTGAAGCCCTTCTACCCCCAGGAGCTGGTGGCCCGGGCCCGGGCCCTCCTGCGGCGGAGCCGGGGCCTGGCCCACAACTGGCTGAGGCGGGGCCGGCTGGAGCTCGACCTGGAGGGGCGCCAGGCCTTCTGGGAGGGAAAGCCTGTGCGGCTTTCGGCCCGGGAGTACGCCCTTCTGGAGGCCCTGGCCCTTTGGGAGGGGGGGTTCGTTCCCCGGGAGCTCCTCTTGGAGAAGGTGTGGAACGGGGAGGAGAGCGTTGAGCCGCGCACCGTGGACACCTACATCAAGTACCTCCGCCGCAAGCTGGCCCCCGAGGCCATAGAGACCGCCCGCGGACTGGGGTACCGCTTCGTGGGATGA